Sequence from the Candidatus Binataceae bacterium genome:
GATTACTTCGCGCGCGTGGGGGCTGTCGCGATCGACCAAGGCCTCCATCGCCTCCGCAATCTGGCGCTCGACGAGTCCACCCATCTTGAGGAGACCGGCGCGCAGGCCGCGCAAATCCTCCTCGTATTGTCGATTGGTATGCTGCGGCTGCGTGGGGTCCATCGCACCTCCCTCGGCCTTATCCGAAGCGCCCGGTGATATAATCTTCGGTCTCGCGGCGCGTCGGATTGGTAAAAATCTGGTTGGTCTCGCCGAATTCGATAAGGTCCCCCTGATATAGAAAGGCGGTGTAGTCGGCGGTACGAGCAGCTTGTTGCATGTTGTGGGTTACAATCACAATTGTGTAGTTCGACTTGAGCTCTAGCAATAGCTCTTCGATGCGCGCCGTAGAAATCGGGTCGAGGGCCGAACACGGCTCATCCATCAACAGCACCTCGGGCTCGACCGCCAGAGCCCGCGCCACGCACAGGCGCTGCTGCTTGCCGCCGGAAAGACTTCCGCCCGGACGCCTCAGATGGTCCTTCACCTCCTCCCACAGGGCCGCCTGGCGCAGGCTCTTTTCCACTATCCGGTCGCGCTCCGCTCGTCCCACTCCGACCGAGTTGAGGGTCAATCCAGCCGCGACATTGTCCTCGATGGACATGGTGGGAAACGGCGTGGGCTTCTGGAAAACCATCCCGATTCGGCGCCGCACCTGCACCGGGTCTACCGAGGCAGCATAGATATTCTCCCCATCCAGCAGCACCTCGCCCTCGGCCCGGGCGCCGGCGATAACTTCGTGCATGCGATTGAGGCAGCGCACCATGGTGGATTTTCCGCATCCCGAAGGGCCGATGATGGCCGTGACGTTCCCTTCCGGAAAGTTAAGGTTGACATCCTTGACCGCGCGAGTGGCGTTGAAGAACGCGTTCAGATGCTTCGCGACGAGTTTATCGGCCATGCTTAGCGTGCCGTCCTAGCTTGCCCCGCGGTTACCCATCGGACACCCAGTTCGAGAGCCAGTACGATTCCGGTCAACGTCAACGCGCCAGCCCAGGCCTGCCGCTGCCAGTCCGGAAAAGGTGAAATGGCGTATGTATAGACTTGTACGGGCAACGTCGCGATCGGCTGGACCAGC
This genomic interval carries:
- the pstB gene encoding phosphate ABC transporter ATP-binding protein PstB codes for the protein MADKLVAKHLNAFFNATRAVKDVNLNFPEGNVTAIIGPSGCGKSTMVRCLNRMHEVIAGARAEGEVLLDGENIYAASVDPVQVRRRIGMVFQKPTPFPTMSIEDNVAAGLTLNSVGVGRAERDRIVEKSLRQAALWEEVKDHLRRPGGSLSGGKQQRLCVARALAVEPEVLLMDEPCSALDPISTARIEELLLELKSNYTIVIVTHNMQQAARTADYTAFLYQGDLIEFGETNQIFTNPTRRETEDYITGRFG